The Micromonospora sp. Llam0 genome contains a region encoding:
- a CDS encoding transposase: MSTSSGKQSASGGGADPAPKPSRRVFSPEYKLAMVAEYENAPNGEKGAILRREGLYSSHIIEWTRARDAGHLGHVDGGGKTDTATPASAGSRVKKSAEQIELEKLRRQNEKLQADLTKTRMALDIMGKAHALLEELSGSADNDNPPRRS, encoded by the coding sequence GTGTCCACTTCATCTGGCAAGCAGTCGGCCTCCGGCGGCGGGGCTGACCCGGCGCCGAAGCCGTCGCGGCGGGTCTTCAGCCCGGAGTACAAGCTCGCGATGGTCGCCGAGTACGAGAACGCCCCGAACGGAGAGAAAGGCGCGATCCTGCGCCGGGAAGGCCTGTACTCGTCGCACATCATCGAGTGGACACGGGCCCGCGACGCCGGACACCTCGGCCACGTCGACGGCGGCGGGAAGACGGATACCGCCACCCCCGCCTCGGCCGGGTCGCGGGTGAAGAAGTCCGCGGAACAGATCGAGTTGGAGAAGCTGCGCCGGCAGAACGAGAAACTGCAGGCGGATCTGACCAAGACCCGGATGGCGTTGGACATCATGGGAAAAGCACACGCGCTCTTGGAAGAACTCTCCGGGAGCGCGGACAACGACAACCCGCCGAGGAGATCCTGA
- a CDS encoding histidine kinase dimerization/phosphoacceptor domain-containing protein, which yields MTDTLLGSVTGRRFLVTAWPWRGFAYCVTTAVASGLLWLLLAVPLTPAFSAVVVLFSGHTGGHLIVAAGLGLVGVGMLALLGPRLALAIARAERWRLRLVGDAPLPPGRRGDLYTDPATWRAVTYALLLGIVGPMWLGVLGAIGLIVVSTPVSVEYRISVMDSPAGIVGRVVGGLLLIPVLLYLIALFGGAHAALARLLLCPEPSEELVEVARSRTRLAYAFDAERLRIERDLHDIAQQRLVALTMQIGMARLDLPSSSPAAAAMSCAHDQAKRPGPGWW from the coding sequence GTGACAGACACGCTGCTCGGGTCGGTGACCGGGCGACGGTTCCTGGTCACGGCCTGGCCGTGGCGCGGGTTCGCCTATTGCGTCACGACGGCGGTGGCCTCCGGCCTGCTGTGGCTCCTGCTGGCGGTGCCGCTGACGCCGGCGTTCTCCGCCGTCGTGGTGCTCTTTTCCGGGCATACGGGTGGCCACCTGATCGTGGCGGCCGGCCTCGGGCTGGTCGGGGTGGGCATGCTCGCGCTACTCGGCCCCCGGCTGGCGCTCGCGATCGCCCGGGCCGAACGATGGCGGCTGCGGCTGGTCGGCGATGCCCCGCTGCCGCCCGGGCGCCGCGGCGATCTCTACACCGACCCGGCCACCTGGCGGGCGGTGACCTACGCGCTGCTGCTGGGCATCGTCGGCCCGATGTGGCTCGGGGTGCTGGGCGCCATCGGGCTGATCGTCGTATCGACGCCGGTCTCGGTGGAGTACCGGATCTCGGTCATGGACTCCCCGGCCGGCATCGTCGGACGGGTCGTTGGCGGGCTGCTCCTGATCCCGGTCCTGCTCTACCTGATCGCGCTGTTCGGCGGAGCGCACGCCGCGCTGGCGCGACTGCTGCTGTGCCCGGAGCCGTCCGAGGAACTGGTCGAGGTGGCCCGGTCCCGAACCCGGCTGGCGTACGCGTTCGACGCCGAGCGGCTGCGCATCGAGCGGGACCTGCACGACATCGCACAGCAGCGCCTGGTCGCCTTGACCATGCAGATCGGGATGGCTCGGCTCGATCTGCCGTCTTCATCGCCGGCCGCTGCCGCGATGTCCTGCGCGCACGACCAGGCCAAGCGGCCAGGTCCTGGCTGGTGGTGA
- a CDS encoding protein kinase produces MKATDRAASITLSVVAGELSPRTFTVSGRTTCILGRANDCTPSVPDDESHRTVSRHHCLLDINPPDIRIRDFGSLNGTYVNGTKIGQREPGQTPEEGATGKYPEHDLSDGDTIGLGPTVIRVGVQAPVPDGNYLLGRRRCPICGRNVTDELKDRLCATCADDPEMVARRLVEFAQAGHPGLDVLSGYALVRELGRGGVGAVYLARHEVTGERIALKLMLPKVAVRSNARARFMREAALARSLHHPNIVNSYGASVAAGAFCFISEYCASGSLGEYLDRSGGRIPAYDAVRFTVQVLNGLAHAHRNGVVHRDLSIDNILLAKDSDGAVIAKIGDFGLAKAFDLAGLSGLTRTGATAGTPRYLPRQQVINFRYATSAVDVWAAAACLYRMLTGTSPRDFPADRDPWQVVLDHPPVPIRQRDASIPAVLAMVVDRALRDDPAIECQDAAELRDQLREVLLITT; encoded by the coding sequence ATGAAGGCCACGGATCGGGCGGCGAGCATAACGCTGAGCGTCGTCGCGGGTGAACTCAGCCCGCGCACCTTCACCGTCAGCGGCCGAACTACATGCATCCTCGGCCGGGCCAACGACTGTACGCCGAGTGTGCCTGACGACGAGTCGCACCGCACGGTGTCTCGGCACCATTGTCTACTCGACATTAACCCTCCCGACATCCGCATACGCGACTTCGGAAGCTTGAACGGAACATACGTCAACGGAACGAAGATCGGTCAGCGGGAACCTGGCCAGACACCGGAGGAAGGTGCAACGGGTAAGTATCCCGAACACGATCTGTCCGACGGTGACACGATCGGGTTGGGGCCAACGGTTATCCGGGTCGGCGTGCAGGCGCCCGTTCCAGACGGCAACTACTTGCTCGGGCGACGGCGCTGTCCGATCTGCGGTCGGAACGTCACGGACGAACTCAAGGATCGCCTCTGCGCCACATGTGCGGACGACCCGGAAATGGTGGCACGCCGCCTGGTCGAGTTCGCCCAGGCTGGGCATCCCGGCCTCGACGTGCTCTCCGGATACGCGTTGGTGCGGGAGCTAGGGCGTGGCGGGGTGGGCGCTGTTTACCTGGCCCGTCACGAAGTCACTGGTGAGCGGATCGCGTTGAAGTTAATGCTGCCCAAGGTAGCCGTGCGCTCCAACGCGCGCGCCCGGTTCATGCGCGAAGCTGCACTCGCGAGGTCCCTGCATCACCCCAACATCGTGAACTCGTACGGTGCGAGCGTCGCGGCGGGAGCATTCTGTTTCATCTCCGAATACTGCGCCAGCGGCAGCCTCGGAGAGTACCTGGACCGCTCCGGCGGTCGTATACCGGCGTATGACGCGGTCCGGTTCACCGTTCAGGTGCTCAACGGCCTGGCCCACGCACATCGTAACGGCGTAGTCCACCGCGACCTCAGCATCGACAACATTCTTCTCGCTAAGGACAGCGACGGTGCTGTGATCGCAAAGATCGGCGATTTCGGATTGGCCAAGGCGTTTGACCTCGCCGGTCTGTCCGGCTTGACAAGGACTGGGGCAACCGCAGGAACACCGAGGTACTTGCCGCGCCAGCAGGTTATCAACTTCCGCTATGCTACGTCGGCTGTCGATGTCTGGGCGGCTGCCGCATGCCTCTACCGCATGCTGACCGGCACAAGTCCTCGGGATTTCCCCGCTGATCGGGACCCGTGGCAGGTCGTCCTTGACCATCCGCCAGTTCCAATACGACAGCGCGATGCGAGCATTCCGGCGGTTCTGGCTATGGTGGTTGACCGGGCACTACGGGATGATCCCGCGATCGAGTGTCAGGACGCGGCAGAGTTGCGCGACCAGTTGCGGGAAGTCCTCCTGATCACGACATAA
- a CDS encoding SAVMC3_10250 family protein, translating to MFRYYVYISDSKIDMLLSQIDRGFMTKRTSEIGVNLKVLTAKRTAEPAEIDRIARLERVVGYLQDYGDLGSVDEPGQFFGGLLPMQWGPFPGSEPSSLVFFGGQTDHAVVGLGGSDRHVLGALPASDGPAMPSSLMPTILDHLSTSSDVEDELVVEAAGDIHDVLDRSDRAALVTVHQAVRRLRGVAQNVEFVAKRLLHGPSPFPHSDPRADMSVLLGSPIYVALAD from the coding sequence ATGTTCCGGTACTACGTCTACATTAGCGACAGCAAGATCGACATGCTGTTGTCGCAGATCGATCGAGGATTTATGACCAAGCGCACGTCCGAGATCGGTGTGAACCTCAAAGTGCTGACCGCGAAGCGGACTGCTGAGCCTGCGGAGATCGACCGTATCGCCCGGCTTGAGCGTGTCGTGGGTTATCTCCAGGACTATGGTGACCTTGGGTCGGTGGACGAACCGGGCCAGTTCTTCGGAGGACTGTTGCCCATGCAATGGGGGCCATTTCCCGGTTCGGAGCCCTCATCGCTGGTGTTCTTCGGGGGCCAGACCGACCACGCGGTAGTGGGCCTCGGGGGTTCAGACAGGCATGTCCTGGGCGCGTTGCCAGCCAGCGATGGCCCGGCTATGCCGTCGTCACTGATGCCGACCATTCTCGATCACCTAAGCACCAGTTCCGACGTCGAGGACGAACTAGTCGTCGAGGCGGCTGGCGATATCCACGACGTCCTCGATCGTTCCGACCGCGCCGCGCTGGTCACCGTACATCAGGCCGTTAGGCGGCTAAGGGGGGTGGCACAGAATGTCGAGTTCGTGGCTAAACGCTTGCTCCACGGGCCCAGCCCATTCCCACACTCCGATCCACGCGCGGACATGTCAGTGCTGCTCGGCTCACCCATCTACGTCGCCTTGGCTGACTGA
- a CDS encoding DDE-type integrase/transposase/recombinase — protein sequence MQRACALTGTSRATYYRRARPVGPRHGPWLPRTPPPWTLSGAERDRVLAVLNSPAYADLAIPQVWARELDAGRYHCSMSTRYRIARAAGQSRERRRLATHPPRVRPELVATGPGQVWSWDITALKGPAKGVWYRCYVVLDIYSRYVVGWLVAAAEDAVVARDFLADAIARNGIEPHTIHADRGGAMVSKPVSEMLVDLGVLRSHSRPRTSNDNPYSEAQFKTMKYVPDFPARFGSLADARAFCDGFFMSGYGLECRAMYS from the coding sequence GTGCAGCGGGCGTGCGCGCTGACCGGGACCTCGCGGGCGACCTACTACCGGCGGGCGCGGCCGGTCGGTCCGCGACACGGGCCGTGGCTGCCCCGGACCCCGCCACCGTGGACGCTCAGCGGCGCCGAACGTGACCGGGTCCTCGCGGTGTTGAACTCGCCCGCCTACGCCGATCTGGCGATCCCCCAGGTGTGGGCGCGGGAACTCGACGCGGGCCGCTACCACTGCTCCATGTCCACGAGGTACCGCATCGCCCGCGCGGCCGGTCAGAGCAGGGAACGACGCCGGCTGGCGACCCACCCGCCCCGGGTGCGGCCGGAGTTGGTCGCGACCGGACCCGGTCAGGTGTGGTCCTGGGACATCACCGCGTTGAAGGGACCTGCCAAGGGCGTCTGGTACCGGTGTTACGTCGTCCTCGACATCTACTCCCGCTACGTCGTCGGCTGGCTCGTCGCGGCCGCCGAGGACGCCGTCGTGGCCCGGGACTTCCTCGCCGACGCGATCGCCCGGAACGGGATCGAGCCGCACACCATCCACGCCGACCGTGGCGGCGCGATGGTGTCGAAGCCGGTGTCGGAGATGCTCGTCGACCTCGGTGTCCTCCGGTCGCATTCCCGACCTCGGACGTCGAATGACAACCCGTACTCGGAGGCGCAGTTCAAGACGATGAAGTACGTGCCGGACTTCCCGGCCAGGTTCGGGTCCCTCGCTGACGCGAGAGCGTTCTGCGACGGGTTCTTCATGTCGGGGTACGGCCTGGAGTGCAGAGCTATGTACAGCTGA
- a CDS encoding IS4 family transposase has translation MSNSAMLSASAVRQAADQRETLRAAVIAGPAGVGTLDEQVTGRLWPLLADAALIERARATVGHVDARRRVLTGAVTVMIVLGLCLFRRESTSVVTARVTSRLPRTRVEGAPTAAAVSKARGRLPAAVHQRVFTDAARSTPTFGPESYAFGLLVTAIDGTVFDLADTTRTRAGFTTPTGGRFPQARMVALVACGTRWILAARIASSGTSEQALADDLIGELQPGTINLADRGFFSMDRWTRAAATGAHLLWRVKNGARSLPARLVEVLPDGSALVQLAESDAMLSRRRTTRADRTLPRLRPTLARLVEFTVTTRDRAGRTTHSRYRVLTTLLDHHRHPATTLAALYAERWQIELTYGRLKTTLRGPRTRPRGHTPELAYQELWALLTVYNALVRLAVTTAVDLNIDPDAVSFATVLALTRAHLASQDPAPCVNCGHDDPDPTTTLLTAIAAQPHNRHTRTRTGPRTKRQRRTQRTRDVTYEITITQTDLPKASKTAKV, from the coding sequence GTGTCGAATTCTGCCATGCTGTCCGCCAGCGCGGTGCGACAGGCCGCCGATCAGCGGGAGACGCTGCGGGCAGCGGTGATCGCCGGGCCCGCCGGTGTCGGGACCCTCGACGAGCAGGTGACCGGCCGGTTGTGGCCACTCCTGGCCGATGCCGCACTGATCGAACGGGCGCGGGCCACGGTCGGGCACGTCGACGCCCGGCGGCGGGTGCTGACCGGAGCGGTCACGGTGATGATCGTGCTCGGGCTGTGCCTGTTCCGGCGGGAGAGCACATCGGTGGTGACCGCACGGGTGACCTCACGGCTCCCCCGGACCCGGGTGGAGGGCGCACCGACCGCCGCGGCGGTGTCGAAAGCCCGGGGCAGACTCCCCGCAGCGGTGCACCAGCGGGTGTTCACCGACGCCGCCCGGTCCACACCGACGTTCGGGCCCGAGTCGTACGCGTTCGGTCTGCTGGTCACCGCGATCGACGGCACCGTGTTCGACCTGGCCGACACGACACGGACACGGGCCGGGTTCACCACCCCGACCGGCGGCCGGTTCCCCCAGGCCCGGATGGTCGCCCTGGTCGCCTGCGGCACCCGCTGGATCCTCGCCGCCCGCATCGCCTCCTCCGGGACCAGCGAACAGGCCCTCGCCGACGACCTGATCGGCGAACTCCAACCCGGCACCATCAACCTCGCCGACCGGGGCTTCTTCTCCATGGACCGCTGGACGCGGGCGGCCGCCACCGGGGCGCACCTGCTGTGGCGGGTCAAGAACGGCGCCCGGAGCCTGCCCGCCCGACTGGTCGAGGTCCTCCCCGACGGCTCCGCGCTCGTGCAACTCGCCGAGTCCGACGCGATGCTGTCCCGCCGCCGCACCACCCGCGCCGACCGCACCCTGCCCCGACTCCGTCCGACACTCGCCCGTCTGGTCGAGTTCACCGTCACCACCCGCGACCGCGCCGGCCGCACCACCCACAGCCGCTACCGCGTCCTGACCACCCTGCTCGACCACCACCGTCACCCCGCCACCACACTCGCCGCGCTCTACGCCGAACGATGGCAGATCGAACTCACCTACGGACGACTGAAGACCACCCTGCGGGGACCCCGCACCCGACCACGCGGACACACCCCCGAACTCGCCTACCAGGAACTCTGGGCGCTACTGACCGTCTACAACGCCCTCGTCCGACTCGCCGTGACCACCGCCGTCGACCTGAACATCGACCCCGACGCGGTCAGCTTCGCCACCGTCCTCGCCCTGACCCGCGCACACCTCGCAAGCCAGGACCCCGCACCCTGCGTCAACTGCGGACACGACGACCCCGACCCCACCACCACCCTGCTCACCGCGATCGCCGCCCAACCCCACAACCGACACACCCGCACCCGCACCGGCCCCCGCACCAAACGACAACGACGAACACAACGCACCCGCGACGTCACCTACGAGATAACCATCACCCAGACCGACCTACCCAAAGCCAGCAAAACGGCCAAAGTTTAG
- a CDS encoding IS701 family transposase — protein MTAEDLAACDAQLSAVTAELGGLFTRPEPRETFCLLVRGMLAEVAKKNCWGLSEHAGLPNPKRFQHLLNEASWDVDRLRDWLRGYVLTGLADPDAALVLDDTQAIKKGVHSVGVAPQHCGLTGQTENCQCMVMLTYASRHGHAFVDRELYLPKEWTGDRDRCRAAGVPDDRGLVTKPHLAVRMLQRALTDPLLVFRWVVADAGYGRDPVLRAFCHDQRLSYVFAVPTDLPLLGVHGEPLRPDDIPTATDDRAWQRRSCGHGGKGERYWDFAAHQVTVKDQPPTSGFVHVLLIRRALKPKFTRKHPDGIIEIAYFLAHVPTGTPLPKVITAAGLRWNIEDDNKCGKDQLGLDHYQVRKWTPWHRHVTISMLAHAFLAVTRAGLGKDHPALTPRHQNIPRTPTARHR, from the coding sequence GTGACGGCGGAAGATCTCGCGGCGTGTGACGCGCAACTGTCGGCGGTGACGGCAGAGTTGGGCGGGTTGTTCACCCGACCGGAACCACGGGAGACGTTCTGCCTGCTGGTCCGGGGGATGCTGGCGGAGGTCGCGAAGAAGAACTGTTGGGGTTTGTCCGAGCACGCGGGGTTACCGAACCCGAAACGGTTCCAGCATCTACTCAACGAGGCCAGCTGGGACGTCGACCGGCTACGCGACTGGCTACGTGGCTACGTGCTGACCGGGCTGGCAGATCCAGACGCGGCACTGGTCCTGGACGACACCCAGGCGATCAAGAAAGGCGTCCACAGTGTCGGGGTCGCACCACAGCATTGCGGGTTGACCGGACAGACCGAGAACTGCCAGTGCATGGTGATGCTCACCTACGCCTCCCGACACGGGCACGCGTTCGTCGACCGGGAGTTGTACCTACCCAAAGAGTGGACCGGTGACCGGGACCGGTGCAGGGCCGCCGGGGTGCCCGACGATCGGGGCCTGGTCACCAAACCCCATCTGGCGGTACGAATGCTGCAGCGGGCCCTGACCGATCCGCTGCTGGTCTTCCGCTGGGTGGTCGCCGACGCCGGCTACGGCCGCGACCCGGTCCTGCGCGCCTTCTGCCACGACCAGCGACTGTCCTACGTGTTCGCGGTGCCGACCGATCTGCCCCTGCTCGGCGTCCACGGCGAACCGCTGCGCCCGGACGACATCCCCACCGCCACCGACGACCGGGCGTGGCAGCGCCGCTCGTGCGGGCACGGCGGGAAAGGCGAACGGTACTGGGACTTCGCCGCGCACCAGGTCACCGTCAAGGACCAGCCACCGACGTCCGGCTTCGTCCACGTACTGCTGATCCGCCGGGCCCTCAAGCCGAAGTTCACCAGGAAGCACCCCGACGGGATCATCGAGATCGCCTACTTCCTCGCCCACGTCCCGACCGGCACCCCGCTGCCCAAGGTCATCACCGCAGCCGGGCTGCGATGGAACATCGAGGACGACAACAAGTGCGGCAAAGACCAACTCGGGCTCGACCACTACCAGGTCCGTAAATGGACCCCCTGGCACCGGCACGTCACCATCAGCATGCTCGCCCACGCGTTCCTCGCCGTCACCCGGGCCGGCCTGGGAAAAGACCACCCAGCTCTGACCCCACGCCATCAGAACATCCCGCGAACCCCGACCGCCCGGCACCGCTGA
- a CDS encoding transposase family protein, which yields MSITYTAALPVRDETVLRVSALLHAERLRRGTRQGRRALTCFRQAVLVLRWLLDGTRMHQLAHDNTISNSTGYDNLHEGITVLAAQAPGLHAALLAAKTAGYDYILLDGTLIETDRISTPGPTPGVDLWWSKKHKNHGGNIQVVSAPDGWPLWTSPVRPGREHDTRCLRTHPGMLATLTEIRDDVRTLADLGYEGEADTIAVAFKTPPNGQLTDIQQQFNRAHNRLRAVGERGNSLLKMTFKALRNVTLCPWKIGDIVAAALVILHIEHNRTT from the coding sequence ATGAGTATCACGTACACCGCCGCCCTGCCCGTCCGTGACGAGACCGTGCTGCGCGTGTCGGCGCTGCTGCACGCCGAACGCCTACGCCGTGGCACCCGCCAAGGCCGCCGGGCACTGACCTGCTTCCGGCAGGCCGTGCTGGTCCTGCGCTGGCTCCTCGACGGCACCCGCATGCACCAACTGGCCCACGACAACACGATCAGCAACTCCACCGGCTACGACAACCTGCACGAAGGCATCACGGTGCTGGCGGCCCAGGCTCCCGGCCTGCACGCGGCCCTGCTGGCCGCCAAGACTGCCGGCTACGACTACATCCTCCTCGACGGCACCCTGATCGAGACAGACCGGATCTCCACGCCCGGCCCCACCCCCGGCGTGGACCTGTGGTGGTCGAAGAAGCACAAGAACCACGGCGGCAACATCCAGGTCGTCAGCGCCCCGGACGGCTGGCCGCTGTGGACCTCCCCGGTCCGCCCCGGCAGAGAACACGACACCAGATGCCTGCGTACCCACCCCGGCATGCTGGCCACTCTCACCGAGATCCGCGACGACGTGCGCACCCTCGCCGACCTGGGATACGAAGGAGAGGCCGACACCATCGCCGTCGCCTTCAAGACACCGCCCAACGGGCAACTCACCGACATCCAGCAGCAGTTCAACCGAGCCCACAACCGGCTCCGCGCGGTCGGCGAACGCGGCAACAGCCTCCTCAAGATGACCTTCAAAGCCCTGCGCAACGTGACCCTCTGCCCATGGAAGATCGGCGACATCGTCGCGGCAGCCCTGGTCATCCTCCACATCGAACACAACCGAACCACGTGA